Proteins encoded within one genomic window of Bacillus thuringiensis:
- a CDS encoding D-alanyl-D-alanine carboxypeptidase family protein encodes MFCKRFIALVTMLTLACSMLLPYSNASAETGSALNIEAGAAILVEANSGKILYQKNADELLSIASMTKMMSEYLVHEAVDKGKLKWDQKIKVSEYAYKVSQDASLSNVALENGGTYTVKELYEAMAIFSANGATIALAEAIADKEVNFVKMMNDKAKELGLKNYKFVNSTGLTNKDLKGMHPEGTQPDEENKMSAKDVATLAQHLLKDYPKVLDTAKTPMKVFRPEKEKFQMLNWNWMLKGLSKAYDGVDGLKTGSTPEAGDCFTGTVERNGMRFISVVIKTNSRQARFDETKKLYDYGFDNFEMKKVYKKGSSIKGHETVRVENAKDKDVAVQTKQAVSLPMPKGSKDVYKTELKEASKGQEAPIKKGAALGQMVITPKDTNDPGFLSGKSLQIDLVTTSAVEEANWFTRSMRGIGSFFSGIWNSAVDTVKGWF; translated from the coding sequence ATGTTTTGCAAAAGGTTCATTGCGTTAGTAACAATGCTTACACTAGCTTGTAGTATGTTGTTACCATATAGCAATGCGTCAGCAGAAACAGGATCTGCTTTAAACATTGAAGCAGGTGCGGCAATTTTAGTTGAAGCGAATTCTGGTAAGATTTTATATCAAAAGAATGCAGATGAATTATTATCAATTGCTAGTATGACAAAAATGATGAGTGAATATTTAGTTCATGAAGCAGTGGATAAAGGAAAACTTAAGTGGGATCAAAAAATTAAGGTTTCTGAATATGCATATAAAGTTTCACAAGATGCTTCATTATCAAATGTTGCATTAGAAAATGGTGGCACTTATACAGTAAAAGAGTTATATGAGGCGATGGCAATCTTTTCTGCAAATGGTGCAACAATTGCATTAGCAGAAGCAATTGCGGATAAAGAAGTAAACTTCGTAAAAATGATGAATGATAAGGCGAAAGAACTAGGATTGAAAAATTATAAATTTGTCAATTCTACAGGCTTAACGAACAAAGATTTAAAAGGAATGCATCCTGAAGGTACACAACCGGATGAAGAAAATAAAATGTCTGCGAAGGATGTTGCAACTTTAGCACAACATCTACTTAAAGATTATCCTAAAGTATTAGATACAGCAAAAACTCCGATGAAAGTTTTCCGTCCCGAAAAAGAGAAATTTCAAATGTTGAACTGGAACTGGATGTTAAAAGGTTTATCTAAGGCATATGATGGTGTAGATGGTCTGAAAACAGGATCAACTCCAGAGGCAGGAGATTGTTTCACTGGTACAGTTGAAAGAAATGGAATGCGTTTTATTTCTGTAGTCATTAAAACAAATTCTCGTCAAGCACGTTTCGATGAGACAAAGAAGCTATATGATTACGGATTTGATAACTTTGAAATGAAGAAAGTGTATAAAAAAGGTTCTTCGATAAAAGGACATGAAACAGTACGAGTAGAAAATGCAAAAGATAAAGATGTAGCAGTTCAAACAAAACAAGCTGTTTCACTTCCAATGCCAAAGGGAAGTAAAGATGTTTATAAAACAGAATTAAAAGAAGCAAGTAAGGGACAAGAAGCACCTATTAAAAAGGGAGCTGCACTTGGCCAGATGGTAATTACACCAAAAGATACGAATGATCCTGGATTTTTATCTGGTAAGTCATTACAAATAGATCTTGTAACAACATCTGCAGTAGAAGAAGCGAATTGGTTTACTCGTTCTATGCGCGGAATCGGTTCTTTCTTTAGTGGTATATGGAATAGTGCTGTTGATACAGTAAAAGGTTGGTTTTAA